Part of the Pelobates fuscus isolate aPelFus1 chromosome 12, aPelFus1.pri, whole genome shotgun sequence genome, CTGCGATTACATGCTTGTTGTTAAAGCAGAGtacccacattgcaggtgcctactctgctaaaacttacccaGCCAGGGAGGAGGCCTGCGAGGGAGCTCAGtattcctgctccctcgcgccgtctgtagtgaagccgggcactgtaatatgatgtcataatccagCACCCGGCATCTCTAAACAGAGCGAGGAaacagtgaggagcagatagaagatccccagggagaggccccacatctgctcccaaaggtagggagcaataaagaaaatgtgtgtgcaagaatgtgtaagtgtgtgtgtgtgtgtgtctgtcagtgagtgtgtgttggtcagtgttgcctTGGCTGCGACttgacagtggagtacctggagatGTATGGAGGCACTCAACGCCATGTCACAGTCCGACGTGAcatcgacgtgctccaccttcacagggtttcaagaagtagcaggaGGATTAGACTTGGCACAGGGTGAGGACAGTGACATTTGGGCtttaccagaggccggactccgcaGTCGCATACGACCAGTGGCAAAGTGAGTGGAGTCCTCTTGTTGGCTTGATGGGCATGCTGGGATTTAATATGAGGGggggaactgggatttagtagagggggggtgggggactgggatttagtagagggggtggggGACACGGATTTagtagccggggggggggggggtaatgggaccactgggatttagtagagtggGTGGGGGACTTGGATTTAGTAGCCACAGGAGGGGGGGGTGTAATGGGaccactgggatttagtagacaggggcgactgggatttagtagagggggtggggGACTCGGATTTAGTAGCCACGGgggcgactgggatttagtagagggggttgctgtttttgtttttttttgttttatactgtAATTTTCAAAtcaacctatgtttctatgaatatgtaaggtgtttttttgttttgttttgtttttttgcggctcACCTAAactttaaaccttgtttatgtggcccatgctagactttgagtttgacataaaGTCAAGTTGGTTGTAAGTATTCTTTAACCCACTAATCACTATATATTGTAGGCTCTCTACCCACCATGTAAGTTTGTGCACACTGTTATCTggtaacatttaaaatatatactatatacttaAGAATAGATTTTCCTAGCCTCTAGGGTGACATAGCATGTGCAGGTTGTCAGCATAACCGAGCCCATATGAAGTAGGCGACTTTTCTTCAATATGctttctttctggacaccttgtggGGGAAGAAAAAGCCGTCTCAAGCCTGCGTGTGGCTAGTGGAATATTAATTTTGAATATTAGTGCGTCTGAGGgctgtcactgtgtgtgaatgGTTAGATGATGTGTATGGAAACACAGCACACTGTCTGTGTCTCTGGCTTTTGTAGAGGAAGTCTGGCAATGTGGCTTCCTTCCGGTATTGGTGCTAGCTCTGGCACCTATACCTTCCCTACCATTGTAGCCCCATTCTGTCTCTTATAGCCAGAGTGCCAGTTAGTGCTTCCCTCCTATCAGACTGTGCCCTCCTTTTTCCTGTATGTGTTTTGCTCAGATTATGGTATGTATTGCATGCCTGGGCACTGCCCCCTCCTCACCCTTCCCTGTCCCCAGGATTCTGTGCTGGCTCTGGGATTCCTTTTAAGGCAAAGACTCCTCTGTGAGAAAGTAAGCACAGGAAACGCAGGTTGGCAGAGGAGTTAGTTTCGTAACTCTCTCATCACCAGCACATGATGGCACAGGCTGGCCTATAGTATGATCAGTTAACCTCTACATGGCCAGATTTCTTTGGAAAAGGGACTGCAATAGAACTTTAGTGGTTCAGATAATATCCAAATATTTCTGAATATCAGACATCaggtatatgttttatatagtgTGAACATTTTTGACCATTTGTAAAGGCTGTGAGCTTAGTTCAGCTTCTTCCTTTGATAATTATGAACTAGAATACTCAAGAATTGGAAATGAAGTATAGAaacaaatgtatgtgtgtgcgtataaACTATAATGAATAAAACAAACCGTTTTAATAAGGTCGTATAGAAAGGAAATGTGGTTTCCCCCTATCCTGTATTTGAAAGTGTTTATTGTGAAAATGAAAGCTACAATCatagcaccatcaccactgccatcTATTTGAGTGGTTTCGTTGCAAGCAGCCTTCAGGCGATGTCTCTCCGTTTTTTCTTTTACCCACAGGTGTATTGAGGATCCTACAGAATGTGTTTGTAAATTCCCCATTTGGTATTTGATTGATTTGTGTCTATATTGCATTTAAAAAGTTTAACTTAGTTTCCCCTCCCCTCTCAACAGGAAATCGAAGACAAAGCCAAATGGTAAGAAGCCTGCATCGGAAGAGAAGAAATTGTACTTGGAACCAGAGTATACACGCGTCCGTGTTACCGATTTTGAATTCAAGCAACTGGTGGCGTTACCGCAGGAGATTGACCTCAACGAGTGGTTGGCGAGCAACAGTACGTTTTGCCTATTACTCTTTACTCCATCTGACTGATTCCGGGAACAGCTTATGTGTTTCTCTCACTACCATAAAGTGTTTgaacatttattatatacacctgAGTTCTTTCTCTCTGCTTCTTTCAGTCACCACTTTCTTCAACCACATTAACCTTCAGTACAGCACCATCTCAGAGTTCTGCACAGGGGAGACCTGCCAGACTATGGCTGCCTGCAACACGTGAGTCCATGTCTTGTCAAGTAGCGGGGTAGGAGGAGGTTCCAGCAGCAGCAGCTCAAATTTTAAGTCTTCGATTTCCAGTACATAAAATGTTAGCACGTTAAagtccaaaaggcaaaaaaagctGTTCGGTAAAAATTCTTCAGTGTTTAGTAACTGTTAATTTTAGTCTAAATTATGTTTGGATTTTCATGTGCTACAATTCAGATGTTCGTGGATGGAACGCGTTCCAGCAAGAACATTTTTAGGAACCATTCTATTTTTAGGTTCTTGATTTTTCAGTTCATTAAATGTAAGAATCTTATTCATTGAATCAGGATGCCATAATTTACACAAAAATGACTGGTGTGGACTATAGTGACAGCTTTACCATGTttgcactttttttaaatttggaataccctgcattgtaaaaatatattgattttatCAACCTTCTCCTGACCATGTGATCTCATCCAAAACGTCTGTATTCTGCTTTGTAAATTACTTGGCTTTACCAGGCTTCTGTCATAACAAATAAGtcctgtttaaaggaacactctaggatcgggaacacagacatgtattcctgaccctatagtgttaataccAACATCCATCCCCCCTCTTGACTCCCTAAATactgtaaaatcttacttgtattaaaaTCTGCTGCTGCcactgcccctgacctgcctgcttggctgacattattagaagtgattctctgagccaatcacaatgcagccCTCTTAGGAGACAAAAGTTAACGTGAGGTACATATATTGTTTTACCTCTTATGAACTGCATATTGAATATTTACCAACTGCACAGGAATAAGGTCATGCACATAATTCCTTTAATTATTGCTTCTTAAAGCACCCATGCATATCTGGCAAAAACCTCTGAAGGTGACTTTCTAGCTCAGTGTGCGGAGACCGGGAAAATGAAGGGAGATAGGATATGGTGACAGTTTCAGGTGAGACTATCACTTCATTTACCAGGAGCCCACATCACTACTCTACTCTCAAACATGCCTCAGAGTGACACACTCCAGGTTTGTGGAGGATCCTATGAGAGTGTGGCATCCTCCATAAGCTCCCCTTTTGTGAGGCGCAATAGGGTGACTTTTTTTTCTCCGCCGTTTTGTCATGGTTTGTTCGCTTTTAATTTTGctgtaagacaaagtagtccctagtttgttttatgatatcttttgatTGTGTTGCAATTTCAATTAAAGACCAACGCATTCATTGAGTGAGTAATTCAAGATGGCTTTTATTCTTTACAATATACTGAAGTACTATTGCCACGACAGAGATGCTATAATTAGTTTATGGATTTGAATTTGTCCTGAGCACATACTTCTCTTGTTACAGACAATACTACTGGTATGATGAGCGGGGGAAGAAAATAAAATGCACAGCACCACAATACATAGACTTCGTCATGAGCTCCGTACAGAAACTGGTAACAGACGAGGATATCTTCCCCACCAAATACGGTGAGTGAAAAAAGACAGCAGTATGTTGGGGCCGTTGGCACATAGTGAGTTTTCCAAGTTAGCTTGGCCTGAACacaattttattatacattatttatatttatctaaaAGACTTGTAAACGTATGCTATTAAGTAAACTTGTTGTTGTACGTTCTGGAatcacagttaaaggaacactatagggtcaggaacacaaacatgtattcctgacgctgtagtgttaaaaccaccatctagcccccattgtctccctaaatatatcaaaatcttacttttattcaggtctgcagctgctgcctctgacaCTGATCAGCCTgcttgtctgacatcatcagaagtgattctctgagccaatcagaatgctttcccataggattggctgagactttcAGGCAGGTCAGGGTCAGGGCCAGCACAAGTCAattacagccctggccaatctgcatctcctcagagatgacttgaatcaatgcatctctatgaggaaacttcagtgtgtgaatgcagagggtagagacactgaatgtcagtcacactgtgcagcactgccactggaagcacctctagcagccatctaagtagtggccagtgaagttatcacaaggctgtcatttaaccccttaaggacacatgacatgaagtttggtccttaaggggttaaacactgcattttgtctgtttacagaatgattctactcaccagaacgaatgcaatacgctgtagttgttctggtgactatagtgtccctttaagctggggAAGAGTCGGATTCTGGAATGTGTGTAGACAGGTGTAAGAAGCAAGATGTCAGTCACATAAGTGacagtttttgttgttgtttttttctaatgtgATGTAAGTTTTCTAAAGTTTCTCCCCACCCCAAGCCTCTAAAATTCTATATTGTATATTGACCCAAGATATGGAATTTGTTTAATTGCTGGACTTTTTTCAAACCTGCTATAATAAATCATTATTCCCTTTATGACATGCAGTCTGTCAAATTATGGGATTTGCTTAACCTCCTGTTGTAAATGTGGGTAATGTAAAGGACTTGATGTGTTTTTGTGAGTTGTCCATTATGTGCTTTGATTTTGTTTCTGAATTGTTCTTTTCAGATtgatgtttattttctttttgctatAGGCAAGGAATTTCCAAGCTCGTTTGAATCTTTAGTCAAAAAGATCTGCAGATACTTATTCCACGTTCTGGCCCACATCTACTCTGCTCATTTCAAAGAAATTGCAGCCCTGGAGCTACATGGACATTTAAACACTCTCTTGATCCACTTTCTCCTCTTTGTACGGGAGTTCAGCTTACTGGACCCCAAGGAGACCGCCATCCTGGATGACCTGTCTGAAATCCTCTTCTCGGAGGACAGCAGGGAAGCAGCGGGGGCCACGGGAGGGGCACAGAACCATGTAAAGGAGAGAtgagcccccctccccactattgTCCCGCTTCCTCTCCTCCCACTGCCCACTCCCAACGTTCCCCAGCCCCTACAGAGCTGGACTACCTCCAAGCTCGAGCACAGGGGATAAGTGGGTTACAGGAACTGCAATGCCAGTTTTGGATGTGGGGAGGGCTCTGCCTGTTATTCCCCAGCTTGAAGGGGAGAAAACTTTGCTCTTATCTGTAGCAGGAAGTTGCACCAATTAccaccttatttttattttgtgtcttGAGTTTTTCTTTCTTCCATCTTTTTGTTCTTTACTTTCTATCCTCATTTTGATTCCTCCTGTTTGTGTTTTCTtaattttctttctctctcctctTTTCTGGTTTAATTCTATTATTctataaagagaaaatatttaaattttctattttattttgctgTGGCTTTTGGAAGAACGATAATGGCATCTGATTGGGGTGACAAATGGGTGAGATGGACTGCCTGAGCTGAGAAGATTATCCTAGCTGCTGCCTGTAGTCTCCTCTTGTGGATCGAATCAAGTCTCCTCCCCTCATATTTGGACATCAACTTCCTCTCCCCAcgctggggaagagggggggtgcAGGGCGCTCACCCCTGGTTGAGGTGGAACCGTATGGTCAGCTTCTTTTAGTTCATCTGttaaataatgataatattaataataaaacagatTCTATCAGTCTGTGCAGCCTCTGTGTTTAATGTTTTGgggttgaaaatatattttttacatggaATACATAAAATTATTGTGCTTTTTCTAAATGACCACTTGACAGGATTTATTAACTAAAAAGGTTTATCTAAAAGTATTCTATCCAGTCACTATTGCTAGAATGTATTTTGCTATAGCCTGGTGATTACTTTTTAAACCATTGCTTGATTTTATAATAGAATTATAGGTCCCTGTCCTTATGGATTgagacaatgtttctatttctccttctaATATGTAATGTTTGCTCTGGTGTGTGGTTGTCATTTACTAAATGGCTTGTAAAACCAAGGAGAACGcgtgttgcatagttacatagctgaaaagcgacttgcgtccatcaagttcagcctcacatatggttttgctgttgatccaaaagaagggaaaacaaccagtctgaagcgcttccaattttgcaacaaactaggaaaaaaaatccttcttggcccccaaaatagcagtcagatgtctccttggatcaaacagctattaccccactaattagaaattgtatccctgtatgttatgtttttagtatttatccaattgctgtttaaacatctgtaatgactctgacaaaaccacctcttcaggcaaagaattccatatccttattgctcttactgtaaaaaaaccttttctttgccttagatgaaatctcctttcttccagcctgtgTGACTTCATGTCCTATAGCccggtttatgaatagatttccagatgattttttttactggccccgaatatataaaGAGGtagaattatattttcatcccgagaatttatgcccttatatatatatgacaaaacccttctcgtgtgtggttatccctaattcactaccattaagtgtgtaagttgcttgtgcattcttgaccccgaagtgcgcaaaactttgcatttctctacattaaatttcatctgccattttagtgcccagtcccccaatctatccaaatccctctgcagcaacgcaaaatcctgctcacattttattactttacaaagttttgtgtcatctgcaaacactgatacatggctttcaatgcttaTGTTTAAatcttttataaatatgttaaatagaaatgttcccaaaacagaaccctgagggacaccacttaccacttttgtccagcctgaaaatttaccattaacgacaactcgttgtactctatccttaagccaatattctacccaagaacaagataTTCATCTGgcccaatttcttttagtttgaagactaaactATTGGTgatgaaccgtatcaaatgccttggcaaaatccaagtgggtcacatccactgcaacaccatgatctatacttctacttcttcgtagaatgcaattacattagcttgacatgacctatgcttcataaaaccatgctgattattattaataataatgttcttcccaatgaatttgtgaatattatcccttaatagtccttcaaatattttcccagtcacagaagttatgCTCACacttctataatttccaggcaaggattttgaaccctttttaaatataggaacaacgtctgccttcctccaatcctccggtacaatacctgaaacaaaagaatcttgaaaaattaaatacagaggttcacttattttcccacttggctccttaagtactcgtgggtgaataccgtcaggcaccagagctttatttacattcattttctttaacagctgtagcaccttgtctcgagttatccaatcacaagttatatacaagttttttgcagcagtcatttgcatatctcttgacaTAGAATCCTCAATATATActaaagaaaaagtttttcggcacattttttgtcttaaactcgagtcaaggtctgtattatggcaacttacattgccatactacagaccaggaccgccgggctcattacaagcccggcggtcctgttgggggctggcagcgagctgttacttacctttacagcagctcctgtcagctcccttcacctccgtgcagctcccctgtctgctCCATTCTGCTCATGGTAAGTCTTGCgacacccgcggccgtcagagcgttgccacgtgtTACTCTGGCAACTCTCCGCGCAGCACGCagaccgcaagacttacactgtgagctgcacggagctgaccGGAAAcggctgtaaaggtaagtaacagcttgctgccagccccccaactggaccacaagggattcccatagcccccctccctggccaggcaacaagcagggaggggggacaaaaaaatctaatgaaacaaaaaaataataaaataatattaaagtaataaatattaaaataatataaaaaaaaatatatatatatatatatatattaaaataataaaaatgccctccccccacccagtttatacacacacacacacacacacactcacactctgcatcatatacacacagagtgtgtgtgtatataatgcagtgtgtgtgtgtgtgtgtatataatgcagagtgtgtgtttgtatgcagtggcgtacacacaaaccatggggccccagtgcgaaaactgatctgtgtaccccttactctgcgcgggccagggCCGCTGCACATGGCGGGCACCTGGTCtcaggggtcgcagggctgcagatacacatacacttaaccccttgaggacacatgacatgtgagacatgtcatgattcccttttattccataagtttggtccttaaggggttaaaggaccacttcagacAGCCAGATCAcatcagttcaatgaagtggtctgggtgccaggtccctctagtttttaaccctgcagctgaaaacctagcagtttcagagaaactgctatgt contains:
- the MOB2 gene encoding MOB kinase activator 2 isoform X1 — protein: MLGDPTALSPDRALLTGSPKPGFSCKMVLQAVGRVLRKSKTKPNGKKPASEEKKLYLEPEYTRVRVTDFEFKQLVALPQEIDLNEWLASNITTFFNHINLQYSTISEFCTGETCQTMAACNTQYYWYDERGKKIKCTAPQYIDFVMSSVQKLVTDEDIFPTKYGKEFPSSFESLVKKICRYLFHVLAHIYSAHFKEIAALELHGHLNTLLIHFLLFVREFSLLDPKETAILDDLSEILFSEDSREAAGATGGAQNHVKER
- the MOB2 gene encoding MOB kinase activator 2 isoform X2; translated protein: MEWLMGKSKTKPNGKKPASEEKKLYLEPEYTRVRVTDFEFKQLVALPQEIDLNEWLASNITTFFNHINLQYSTISEFCTGETCQTMAACNTQYYWYDERGKKIKCTAPQYIDFVMSSVQKLVTDEDIFPTKYGKEFPSSFESLVKKICRYLFHVLAHIYSAHFKEIAALELHGHLNTLLIHFLLFVREFSLLDPKETAILDDLSEILFSEDSREAAGATGGAQNHVKER